The nucleotide window ACCCCGCAACTGCATATTCATCATATCGTACGCTACAGTGATGATCCGGCTTGGCCGGCTCCTATTTGGGGAAAGCACCCATTACAAGCCTACAGCGACGAACAGTTGCAATCGCTTAAAGATAAGTTACTACCTGCGTTATCAGCGATCACTGCGGATAATGACTAGTCGCAACTACCTCTCGGTATAATTGCTCATTGATTGGGGTGGCAATATCGTTTTGCTGCCCTAAGGTCTTTATGTAACCATTTATATAATCAATTTCAGTAGCTCGTCCATTGCTCACATCTTCACGCATTGATGAGCTGTTGTTAGCTGTTTTGATTATCACATCGTTCACAACCTTCATTAAGCTATCAATATTGAAAGTCACATTCTGACTGGCGGCAACCGCAACAACTTCTTCTAGGCAGGCTTTTATTTGGGGCTGATATTTGTCACTTGCCAACTCACCATTATCGACGTCATTAATCGCTGTTAAAGGGTTGATCGCACAATTGATAGCAAGCTTGAGCCACTGCTGTGTGATGATGTTATCGCTGAACTCAAAACATGGAAGTGCGTTTTTTAAAAGCTGCTTTATATCATTGGCTTGGTTTGTATGTAATTGCCCTTGAACTAAGCCAAGATGATTATTGCCAACACCGGTATGTTGGATCACATTGTCAGTCAAACGTTTGGCTGCCATTGTGGTTAGTAGGGTAAGAATCGGTTGCGGCAGTTTTAGTGTGCTATTGATAGCATCAATTGTACCCATACCATTATGACACAACACTATCGCACATTTAGGGTTTAACACCTTACTAAGTGGCGTCAAAGCAGTAAGCACGTCATAGGATTTAACACAACAGATCAGTAACTCACATTGAGCGAGAAATTGCTCATCTGCTTGGCCAACCGCAAATGTCTTTTGTTGGTTATTAAGTTGCTTAACGGTAAGGGTGACATTGTTATTTGCGCGCTGTCGCGTGAGCAGTCGAATATTTAACGCTTGCCCTGACCTTGTATTCTGGTTTTGAGTTTGTAGTAGATAGGTTATCAGTAAGCCGATGGCACCATTACCTAAAATTGCGATTTTGTTCATGGTGATTTTTTATATTTAGCGCTGATGGTAGCAAACAGGTAATACGTTGAGCAGCCTAATGCGTTAGCAACAAAATCATCAAACTGGCCACTGCGAAATCCTAAATACCACTGACATATCTCGGTAAAACCGGAATAAAAAATGACACTTAGTACTAAAACCCCGCGAGGTATGTTTATCAGTCTATCCAATAACCAGCTCAATAATAAAAAGCCAATAAAGTGCCCTGTTTTATCGAGCAGCTGGTTCTTATTGAGCCAGAAAGAAATATCATCGACATTAACCACCACCACAGCAAAAATTAATACTATGGCGTAAATAAGCCGGTTGGTGAATATATGTGACAGCATGTAGGGCAAAATAAACCTCAATTATTTGACGATAGTAACATGACTTATATCGAAAAAAGAATTATTTCATTTGCTATATAGCCTAAAGGCTATGGCTTTGATAATCTTAAAAGCAATTTTATTAATCATGAGAATGAACCATGCCATCATTTGATATTGTTTCAGAAGTCGAACTGGAAGAAGTGCGCAATGCCACTGAAAATGCGACTCGTGAATTAAGCACTCGATTTGATTTTCGTAATGTTGAAGCATCATTTGAATATAAAAACCCGAATGTAAAGGTGAAAGCCGAATTCGATTTTCAAGTACAACAAATGCTAGATATGTTGCGAGCGCAGCTGTCGAAACGAAAAATTGACGCTAAGGCAATGACGTTAGGCAGTATGGATCACACCGGAAAAACCTATAGCCAGAATGTTTCGTTTAAAGTAGGCATTGAGCAAGCGGTTGCTAAGAAGCTGGTTAAGATTATTAAAGACTCAAAAATTAAAGTCCAAGCCTCTATTCAAGGCGATAAATTGCGTGTACAAGGCAAGAAGCGAGACGATCTACAAGCGGTCATGGCATTGGTTCGTGACACAGAGTTAGAGCAATCGTTTCAGTTTAATAACTTTAAAGATTAATCACTTACTTAACACAACATAAAAGCTTATACCTCGGTGTAAGCTTTTGTTTTTTGAGAACACAAAATGCAAGAAGTCGTGCAACAACATCTGCAACAAGCAAAGCAATGCCTACAACAAGGACAGTCTTCATCGGCGGCAATGTATGCCAGAAAAGTCCTGCGTAAACAAAAGGATAACCTTGAAGCGCTAAAGGTTATGTTAGCTGTCGCGGTGCAACAGCAAGATGCCATGTTAATGCAGCAATATGCCGACTCAGTGTTATCAATCGACAGTAAAGACGAGCAGGGCTTGATGGTTAAGGTTGAGCATGCCGCTAAACTTGAGCAGCATTTTACGGTTATCGAGCTAAGCAAAACATTAATACAGCAAGGCATTGAATCGAGTGATGTGGTTTACACACTCGCCTTGGCGCAGTTGGCCGCAGGGCAAATAGCAGAGGCTCAGCAGAGTTTACAATCGCTGTTGGCAAGTAACACCGATAACCCATTTGTTTATTTAAATATGGGCCATGTGTATAAAGCAATGGGGAGTTCAAGCCAAGCTGCTCAGTATTATTTCCAGTTTATTGACCGAACCGAAACAGCGAAGGGCAACGGCTACTGGAGCTTGGCCGACTTAAAAGATTATCGCTTTGATGGCCAAGTACAAAACACTCTGCAACAATTGATTGCAGATGACAGCCTAGATGCCGGCAATAGGGCGCTAATATTATTTGCCTTAGCTCGCAGCTTTGAACAGCAGGCTGACTTCGAACAAGCATTTAAATATATGTCATCGGCTAACGCTATCATCCACAAATACCGACCTTTTCGAGCGGATGCATACGCTGGTTTAATAAAAGATCTTATCTCTAACGCTAAAGTAAATAACGCCTATAAAGCGACTGCTGACGAACCTAGACCTATATTTATTGTTGGTATGCCGCGCTCTGGTACGACTTTGGTCGAGCAAATCTTAGCAGCCCATTCAAAGGTTACCACAACCGATGAGTTACCTTATATCGAACGGATTGCGATGCAGATTCAAAAGCATGGTTATGGTAATGGCATTAATAACCTAACCGCAGCGCAAATTGCTCACTACCGAGCCATATACTTGCAACAAGCCAGTCAATATTTCGCGGCAGATGTTGAGGTGTTTATCGATAAAAACCCCAATAACTTTATTCACATTGGCTTAATCAAAACCTTATTTCCTGAAGCTAAAGTCATTAATATGGTGCGTAATCCAGTGGACAACGCATTCAGTGTGTATAAGCAGTATTTTGCTAATGGCCATGACTATTCCTATAACGTGAATGCAATAAGCTTTTATTGGCAAGGGTACCTAAGTTTGATGTTTCAATGGAGTAATCTCTATGGCGCGGCGCTAGTCAATCAAGGATATGAGGAATTGGTTGCAGAACCCGAAGCGCAAACCAGAAAGTTACTGGCTTATTGTGAACTTGATTTTGAGCCAAGTTGTTTAACGTTTTATCAATCTAAAAAAGCGGTATTAACGCCAAGTGTCAGTCAGGTTAAACAGCCTATTAATAATCGTTCAATTGGCTCAGGAAAACAGTATTTGGCTTATATTGATGGACAGCAAACTTGGACATTATTAGAGCAAAAAGCCAACGAACTGATCGGTTATTAATGACGTTTAAGTGGCATTAGCAACATAAAAAAACCGCCAATAAGGCGGTTTTTTGTTTACGCTAGTTGTTATATTCGCAGGCTGTTTATAAAGCGCCACAGCATTGTTTGTATTTTTTCCCAGAGCCACATGGGCAAGGGCTATTGCGACTCATCGGTGCCGCCGGCTTATCGTCGGAAGAGCTAGCGTTTTCAATAGGCGCTCTAGCGGTTGCTGTTTTTGCTGGTGTTACTGATTTTGTTGCCGGTGTTATGGTCGCACTGTTGTTATTGAAATATTTTGCGATTTCAACATTAAGTGCAGGGTCGATAATACAGTGGATTAACATTTGCAATGCGCTGCCATCGTTACTCAAGCGCAATCGATTATCGTAGTTTCGTGCTAATTGGAAGGTTTTATCTCGTAACTGATGATAGCTATCCCAACCAGCTTCAGTGGCGCCAAACTGACCCCAAAGATGACGCCAGTTTTGTGCAAATTTATCTAGAATGGCGAAAAAACCTTGTTGGCTCGCCGCTTCATTGTCCGCACTTCTCACTTCGTGTTTTAATTCCGAAATCATAAAATCCAGTTCGCCTGGTGACATAACCACCGGCAGATTATGCAATTCGGTTGCGATAGCAACTTGCTTGTCAGCGACAAAATCAAGGTGCTTGGTGGTGAGACTGCTAGCTCGTAAATCTGGAATTTCTGATTTGCTCACCATGTCCCAAAAATCAGCTGAACCGTGGGTGTCGATAACCAGATGAATGCGACGCAAATGACTGTCATTGACGACTTTATGATGCTTCCAAGAATCGAATATCCAACACTCACCGGCTTTCATATTGACTTGCTTGTCGTTGCAATGAAACATAACGGTATCTGTGGTGACGATAGGGATATGAATACGCACACGTTTATACCAATGGTAATTGATATCAGTATGCAACGGCACTTCACAGCCAGGTTCTAAGGCCATTAATCTTGAACGGCCAAATACTTCATTAAAAGACGCCAATACTTGACGAATATAAGGCAGCTTTTGCAGTGCATCCGTTTCTTTTATTGGTCCTTTGAAGTCATTGTTCACCTCACCATTTACGCTAAGTAATGGTACCGCAATGTTGCCTTTAAAGCCTTCATGGTGTGCTTTCCAGTAACTTTCATCGAGCATCAACACTTCTTGCTGAAGGCGTTCAACATCAAAGGTAAGCGGTAATTTATAAAATTCGTGGTCTAGTTTCATTGCCTAACTCTTAATTAAGTTTGCCGTGACAGTTCTTATAACGCTGCCCTGAACCGCAAGGGCAGGGCGAATTGCGGGATACCGGCTTTACGGTTGTATTCGCATTATCAGCCGTCACAGAAGGTAAACTCTGGGATTTTTGCGTCGCTGTTATAAGTGCTTGGTCAATATTATTTGCTAAGGTGGGCTGGCCATGACCCTGTAAAACGGTGTTAATTCGTTGCAGCGTATCTTCACCTTCCGCCATGACATTGGCCAAGACAGCGGCTTTTTTGTGCCATTTATTTTTGTCTGGGGCGCTAAGGGTGTACTGCGATAACGGTAAGCCTTGTTGCAAGCTTTCGGTCATTACTTTATCTGCTGCTAGACCGGCAAAATTCAAGATAGAATTTACCGTTGTTGCCGGGTTGTCGAGTAACTCTTGATAGTTCACCATCATCCACCGGCTAGGGTCTATTTTTTCTAACTCGTCAAGGATATGGTTATTGGCACTTTGCCATTGAAAACTCGCGATTTGCTCTAATCGTTTACCTTGCATTGATTGCCAGTTAGGTGGCAATAATAACGACCATTTGCCGTTAAAACCCGGTAAGTTGGGATAGGTTCTGAATTTTTGACTGATCCAGGCATCAATTATCGAGGCGATGTTTGCTCGTGGATCTCTGACTAAATAAACAAATAGCGCATCAGGGAAAAGTTTATTTAGAAAGCCAACGCGTAAGGCATTTTTTGGCGTTTTCTCTAAAAAACGTACACTGTCTTGGTTGCTGCTATTGATCGCTTGGCCGTGTCGGTCAATTAATCTATCGCTAAAGCGTTGCTTCAGTAATGCAGCGTTTTCAGCATCAACATCATCTGCCGTTAGTGCGTTTGATTCAAAGCCGCGATAGACGGTACTGAATTTAGCAATGTGCTCAATAACGGCATGGCTTTCATCCCCAATGGTGCAAATGTCTTTGCCATTCTTAAGGGTTTCAAAAAGCAATGTACTGCCGGAGCGAGGTGCCGATAAAATAATAATCGGTCGGTCAAAATGCATACTGCCCATTTGTGTGCCGATTTATACTGTTAACCTATTGTAATCGCCCCAGTGTAAAGTATCTGAGATAGGTATTTCAAGGTAATTATCCGATTGCCAAGTATTGATTGTTTGGTTAAGGTAAGCGCTGTATTTTAATTATTATAAGAAAATAAAAAGTTATGGCTTCATCTCGCGGTGAGTTCAGCTCACGATTAGGATTTATTCTTGCAGCCGCAGGCTCTGCGGTTGGTTTGGGAAATATTTGGGGATTTCCAACACAAACCGCCACTAACGGTGGTGCAGCCTTTGTTCTGGTCTATTTGATTCTGGCGTTCTGCCTCGCTTATCCAGCGTTTATGGCAGAGCTGGTCATTGGTCGTTATGGTCAGGCTAATGCGGTGACATCGATGCAGAAAATGTCGCGTCATATGTGGCAGAAACGCTTCGCCTTTATCGTTGGTTTTGGTGGTGTTATCTGTGCCGGTCTTATTCTTAGCTTTTACGGCATCATTGCTGGTTGGATGATGTCTTATGCTGTTGAACCTGCGGCCAATCTGTTGGGCATGCAATCTGTTTCTGACTGGGTAATTACTCAAGGTCATGTGCGCAATATTTTGTTTGCTGCAGTATTCATGTTCCTAACCATCTTTATTATTCGTAAAGGTGTAGAGCAGGGCATTGAAAAGTGGTCGAAACGATTAATGCCAGCGCTGATTGGTTTGCTTATCTTATTGATTCTCTATGTAATCACGCTGGATGGGGCAACAGACGGTCTACGTGCGTATCTGCAACCGGATATGAGCCGCGTATTTGAACCTGACTTATTAATCAGTGCACTCGGGCAAGCATTCTTCTCATTGTCTTTAGGTACCAGTGTTATGGTTATCTACGGCTCTTATATTTCCAAGAAAGAAAACTTAGTAAAATTGGGCGCACAAGTCACCTTAATTGATGTGACTATCGCTTTTATGGCGGGCTTATTAATTATTCCGGCAATGTACGTCGCCCAGCACCAAGGTGTGCAAATCTTTGCTGCTGATGGCTCGTTGATTTCAGGTCCTAGCATGGTGTTTGCGGTATTGCCGAGCTTATTTGAAGGCATGGGCGCAATTGGTTTATTCGTCGGTTTTGCCTTTTTCGTATTGATGAGTATCGCTGCCCTAACGTCGTCAATTTCGATGCTGGAAGGACCGGTGTCTTATGCGGTTGAACGTCATAACCTAGAGCGCAAGAAAGCGACCACGTTAATCGGCCTGATCATCTTCGCCATGAGTGTGGTTATTATTTTCAATCTTGATTTTATGTTGGATTTGGTGGCAATGATCGCAACCGAATATGGCCAACCTATTATTGCTATGTTGTGTTGTGTCTTTGTGGGTTGGATATGGAATCGAAACGACATGCTTGTGGAAATCAAGCAAGGTAATCCTGAGGTTGAATCGTCATTGTTTTGGAAAGTTTGGCCGTGGTACACCAAGTTTGTCTGTCCTGCGGCAATCTTAATGGTATTTATCCATTCTCTATAACATCGTATATCGACACCATAAATCGATATGACAATGGCGCACGATATTTGTGCTCTTCAGGTCAAAATAACAAAGCCGGTATGATACCGGCTTTTTTTATGGTTTTTATCCTGCTCTAGCTCAATTATAATGGCGCCATAAAATGCTGTTAGTTATCTTGAGGCCAAGGTGCAAATTTACTACGACGAAAACATTCCATACGCCGCACAATTTTTTGCTGAATTTGGTGAGCTGCACTCGTTTGCTGGTCGCGACGTTACGGCTGAGCAACTGCAAGATGCCGATGTGCTGTTGGTAAGATCCATCACTCAGGTCAATGAACAATTACTGTGTCTAAATAACAGCCTTAAATTTGTTGGCACTGCAACCATAGGTTTTGACCATATCGACCAAGCGTATTTGGCTTCTCGAAATATCCCCTTTACCAATGCGCCGGGCTGTAACGCTATATCGGTTGCCGAATACGTGCTCAGTGCCATGATGGTGATGAGCGAAAGGCAAGATTTCGATTTATCTGACAAACGCGTCGGTATTCTTGGTGCGGGTAATACTGGCTCCGCTGTTGCCAATAAACTGGATGCGTTAGGCGTATCTTATGTGTTGCATGACCCAATCGCCGAAGAGCAGGGCGATCAACGCAGTTTTGTCAGCTTAGATGAGATATGTCAGTGTGACATCATTACCTTGCATGTACCAAAAACGGTGCAAGGCCCATACCCGACTATGCACTTGTTTGATGCTAAGCGATTAGCTGGACTAGGCGAATCGCAAATTCTTATCAATGCCTGTCGTGGTGAGGTTATCGATAACCAAGCGCTGTTGACTTTAAAGCAACAAGGCAAGGGGCCTCATTTGGTTTTGGATGTATGGGAAAATGAACCTAATCCATTGCTGCCTTTAATAGAATTTACCGAATTGGCTACCGCTCATATCGCCGGTTATAGCTTAGAAGGAAAAGCTCGTGGCACAGAAATGTTGTATCAGGCATTATCAAGATTAGTTAATAGCGAAGCGCGCAAAACCTTGTCGGATTTTTTGCCCGAACATGCGTTTACGGCGTCAGATAAAGTCGATTCAAGCAATATGCTGCAAGACACCATATTTCGAGTATATGATGTGCGTCGTGATGATAAAATTTTTCGTCAACAACTGATTTTAACAACTTTTGACTATTTACGTAAAAATTACCCTGTTAGAAGGGAATTTAGTGCGCTAGAATTAACCGCCGAACTGCACGATAGTTCAGAAATATATCGCAAATTGGGGTTTAAATAACACCAAACCAATAACTAACGAGATGGATTAACAGAGAAGAACGATGGCACAGAAATTTGATGTTGTAGTATTAGGGGCGACCGGCCTAGTTGGTAAGCACATGATGGAGATTCTTGAAGAACGAAAATTTCCTGTCAACAAGCTGTACCCTCTTGCTAGTGCTCGTAGTGCGGGCGAATTGGTTGAATTTAACGGTGAGAGCGTTGAAGTACTTGATGCTGACACTTTCGATTTTAGCCAAGCACAAATCGCGTTCTTTTCAGCTGGTGGTGCCATTTCAGCAAAATTTGCCCCGATAGCGGCTGATGCAGGCTGTGTGGTTATCGATAATACCTCTGAGTTTCGTTATGAACCAGACATTCCGTTGGTGGTGCCAGAAGTAAACCCAGAAGCATTGGCTGAGTATCGTAATCGTAACATCATTGCCAACCCGAATTGTTCAACCATTCAAATGATGGTGGCGCTAAAACCAATTTATGATGCCGTCGGTATTGACCGTATCAATGTCAGTACCTATCAATCGGTATCTGGCGCAGGTAAAGAAGCGATAGAAGAGTTGGCTAAGCAATGTGCTGATTTATTGTCTGGTAAGCCGGTAAAAGTCGAAAGCTTCAGTCGTCAAATCGCCTTTAACTCGATTCCACAAATCGACAAGTTTATGGACAATGGCTATACCAAAGAAGAAATGAAAATGGTTTGGGAGACGAAAAAAATTCTTGGTGACGAGAATGTGCTAGTTAACCCAACAGCGGTTCGTGTGCCGGCATTTTATGGTCATGGTGAAGCGATTCATATCGAAACTCGTCAACAAACGTCTGCCGAAGAAGTGAAAGAAATCCTCGCCAACGCACCTGGTGTGGTTGTTGCACACAATGACGAAGATTTTCCGACACAAGTAAGTGATGCAAGTGGTAAAGACGATACATTCGTCGGTCGTATCCGTGAAGATATCTCTCATCCTAACGGCATTAATATGTGGGTTGTTGCCGATAACGTGCGTAAAGGCGCTGCGACCAACAGTGTACAGATCGCTGAAGTTTTAATCCGCGACTACCTTTAACCACGACCCTCCTTGCAATCCAAACAGGGCGAAATTATCTGTAGTAACTCGCCCTGTTCTGGTTTATAGTATCCAATCAGATAACGTCTTCATAACATCTATGAAACCGTATCTTTTTCTATTGACAGACAAACAATAAAGACACTGCCGAATAAGGAAGGATCTCATTCATGGTGGCCAATAATAAGAAGTCAGGTCGCATTCGTTTTTGCACTATACCTGCCGCGCTAGCTATTATGTTTGCCAATACTGTATTGGCTAATGACACCTCAGTTGAAACTACTGCTCTTGCTAATGGCAAGGGTCAAGTCGTGTCCAATGAACAGGGCTTAGTTGCTGATAAAAAAACCGTATACGGGCCAATTTTAAAAACTGATACGCTATGGAAAATAGCCGTTGAACACCGACCTGACACCTCAGTTTCAAACTATCAGGTGATGATGGCGTTGTTTAAAAACAACCCGAACGCATTTTTACGTGATGACATAAATACTATGGTAGCGGGTCAGTTTTTACGAATCCCGACATTAGCAGAGATTCGTGAGGTGCCACCATACCCATACGATGACATCGCCAAACAAAAACGCTCACAACAAGCCGCGCCAAGCGATGCTAGTCTTGTAGACAATGCCGACAGCGCAGTTAATGATGTCGAACTTGCTGAAAATGCCGCCACAGGTGTAAGCGGTGATGTAGATCTTAGAGATGAGATCGTGGCTATTGAAGATGCCGTAGTGAGCGAAAATGTAAGCGCTACCGAAGACTTAAACAACGATGCGCAGGTGCCAGCAGAATCAACCGCGGTCGCCGTTGCTCAACAACAAAGCGCTGAATCAAGTGAAGCTGACATTGCCATTGCACAACCATTAACAACAACGCAAGAAAGTGAACAACAGTTTGCGGCGAATGACGAGCAACAAGGTGAAGAAAGCGCCGAAATTAATGAAAGCTTAAGCGCCGTTGATGATCGAATTTCTTCGTTGCAGTATGAAATAGCACAAACTGTCGAAAAAAATGAACGCATTGAACGCCAGTTAGAGCAACAACAGCAAATTATTGAACAAACCCAACAACGTAATAAAGCGTTATTAGCGGAGCAGAAAAAGCTTGCTGCTGAACAACAAGGTTTCTTTTCTAACCCTATTGTTATTTGGACCAGTAATCTAATATTGGCCACGTTAGTGGTTATTTTGTTTGTATTGGTCTCGCGCCGTAAAAAGCTAGAAAGTGAAAAGCAAAGTGTTAAACCACTTAGTAAATCATCTAGCGTACCAAGTATCAGCAAACCAGTAGCCAAACCAGCTAACGCTCAGGCCAAGGTTACTGCTAAGACTGGCAAGGACCATAAACCAGCGCCTAAAAAATCAGTTGCGCAACCAAAAGAAGTGTCTGAGCCGGTAGCAAAAGTACCTGCCCAAGGTATTGCTGACAGCGTCAAACTATCTGTTGTTGAAGACGTTGTTGAAGATGTTGCTGACAATTCGGGAGAAGCAAATACTGAAAACAGCAATGTCGCTAATGCCTTTTCTAATATGGACTTTAGCAATAACAGCGATCAAGGTAAGCCTATTTTAAGCGATCAAGAATTGCTTAAGTCTTTGGTACCTAACTCGACCAAAGAAACAGTTAAAGAAGAGCCTAAACTGGAAATGTCTGCGAGCGAAGATGATTTGGATATTGAGCAAATTATCGATGACATGCTTGATGAAGAGTCCAAGCCTGCGAAGTTACGTTCGGCACGAGAACCTCTTAATCAATTACAAACGCCTGAATCAAAAGCCTCTGCAGAAGCGACGGTAAAAGAAATCAATGATTACGATGACGTAGAGTTTGATAAATTATTGGAAGAGATATCCGCTGAGACGGTAGAAGCACCAAGTGCTGGTAATGTTACCCAACTTCGTCGCGTGGTCGACAAAAAAGAACCGGTAACTGTCAAGGACGAAAAACCTGAACCGGTTGAAAAACGCGACTTTGTGCCAGTAGAACAACTGATTCAAGAGTCGGAAGCTGCTGAAGAACTTGATGAAGCAGTGCTTGCCAATCATAAAATTGATGTTGGCCTAGACGAGTTCCAAGAATTCACTAGCAATGTCAATAAAGTCAATGTTGATGATGATCGCCATGGCGTTAATGCCAAGCTCGATCTTGCTCAGGTATACATTGAAATTGGTGATTTAGACAATGCCGCAGTCATCCTTAAAAGTGTGATGAAGCTGGGCAATTCCGCGCAACAACAACAAGCTCAGCAGTTATTGTATTCAATGAAATAGTCTGCCTTGTTATGTTGATTAAATGCCGACAATCGTCGGCATTTTTGTTTTCTGGCCCGATTGATATCGTGTTTATAAAGCAAGCCATACACTGAAAAAAATGACAAACCAGCCTGTTTTGTGGCGACCATACCTTGTCCATTAACACTCTTAGAACGCACACTTGCTATAATTGCTGGATTCATTTGCTACGTGGTATTTATTGCCGTTACTTGCTATAGTACGCGCGATTTTTTTAAGAGGTATTTGTATGCGTTTCGCACTTGGTATTGAATACGACGGCAGTAATTATTGTGGTTGGCAAAGACAGAATCACGTCAATAGTGTTCAACAAGAGCTTGAAAAAGCTTTATCAAAGGTTGTTAATCAACCGACCGAAGTCATATGTGCAGGCCGTACCGATACCGGTGTCCATGGTACAGGGCAGGTCATCCATTTTGAATCACCAGTCGACCGTCAAGAGCGTGCATGGACCTTAGGGGTCAATACCAACTT belongs to Thalassotalea sp. HSM 43 and includes:
- a CDS encoding aspartate-semialdehyde dehydrogenase, which encodes MAQKFDVVVLGATGLVGKHMMEILEERKFPVNKLYPLASARSAGELVEFNGESVEVLDADTFDFSQAQIAFFSAGGAISAKFAPIAADAGCVVIDNTSEFRYEPDIPLVVPEVNPEALAEYRNRNIIANPNCSTIQMMVALKPIYDAVGIDRINVSTYQSVSGAGKEAIEELAKQCADLLSGKPVKVESFSRQIAFNSIPQIDKFMDNGYTKEEMKMVWETKKILGDENVLVNPTAVRVPAFYGHGEAIHIETRQQTSAEEVKEILANAPGVVVAHNDEDFPTQVSDASGKDDTFVGRIREDISHPNGINMWVVADNVRKGAATNSVQIAEVLIRDYL
- a CDS encoding FimV/HubP family polar landmark protein; translated protein: MVANNKKSGRIRFCTIPAALAIMFANTVLANDTSVETTALANGKGQVVSNEQGLVADKKTVYGPILKTDTLWKIAVEHRPDTSVSNYQVMMALFKNNPNAFLRDDINTMVAGQFLRIPTLAEIREVPPYPYDDIAKQKRSQQAAPSDASLVDNADSAVNDVELAENAATGVSGDVDLRDEIVAIEDAVVSENVSATEDLNNDAQVPAESTAVAVAQQQSAESSEADIAIAQPLTTTQESEQQFAANDEQQGEESAEINESLSAVDDRISSLQYEIAQTVEKNERIERQLEQQQQIIEQTQQRNKALLAEQKKLAAEQQGFFSNPIVIWTSNLILATLVVILFVLVSRRKKLESEKQSVKPLSKSSSVPSISKPVAKPANAQAKVTAKTGKDHKPAPKKSVAQPKEVSEPVAKVPAQGIADSVKLSVVEDVVEDVADNSGEANTENSNVANAFSNMDFSNNSDQGKPILSDQELLKSLVPNSTKETVKEEPKLEMSASEDDLDIEQIIDDMLDEESKPAKLRSAREPLNQLQTPESKASAEATVKEINDYDDVEFDKLLEEISAETVEAPSAGNVTQLRRVVDKKEPVTVKDEKPEPVEKRDFVPVEQLIQESEAAEELDEAVLANHKIDVGLDEFQEFTSNVNKVNVDDDRHGVNAKLDLAQVYIEIGDLDNAAVILKSVMKLGNSAQQQQAQQLLYSMK